A portion of the Malania oleifera isolate guangnan ecotype guangnan chromosome 3, ASM2987363v1, whole genome shotgun sequence genome contains these proteins:
- the LOC131151494 gene encoding uncharacterized protein LOC131151494, translating into MSSDKTPVYYEFELEIPDEFPDGDWEAYRNLINHIREVLAVRRVHSIPMLANEEDRPSTWIDIKLRTSDDYAVWFRTRADNLYLVGYRLHDQQQWFEFSDENEKPQDLIGGSKSLGHSGSYDALMGRRAGNWEWEHVNVGLFSLRQAVESLQYANRQQRARSLQLVIMMINEAIRLNDIRDFFTVHTEENVFPSEFINQMRGWGNVSARVRNLEENADPNMELIIPENSMGLRTILQAIALLGIIKDCHVRHLRGNRMLLSSIAYRSTTPQGQQLVELFSVTLNGTSGEIYLYGTITVTDGLLSQYIYNRNRNNPEAIYANDTLLLSGPPRSISALDSFTIDVDLLASNEEISYGQGSWNVYLTATNEYDKPLSTDIEGRNGSVRLSYIVFSNAVQATVEVTLVNADGKNTADVFGIITARSDKVSNESMLFWKTSNENNLQVSLNRPVSLLRSAVAVPLDSSLRIRAQLFDRDRESNSNKEIAHDTVAFPPYLSGTHTRNISGRHGQVQVKVTWKNI; encoded by the coding sequence ATGTCGTCGGATAAAACCCCAGTTTACTATGAATTCGAGCTGGAGATCCCCGACGAGTTCCCCGACGGCGACTGGGAAGCTTACCGTAATTTAATTAATCACATACGCGAGGTACTGGCGGTGAGGAGGGTGCACTCTATTCCCATGCTTGCTAACGAAGAAGACAGGCCCTCTACATGGATCGACATCAAATTGCGAACATCAGATGATTATGCTGTCTGGTTCAGGACACGAGCCGACAACCTCTACCTCGTCGGCTACCGCCTCCACGACCAGCAGCAGTGGTTCGAGTTTTCCGACGAAAACGAAAAGCCTCAGGACCTAATCGGCGGATCCAAAAGCCTAGGCCACAGCGGCAGCTACGACGCCTTGATGGGCCGCCGCGCCGGTAACTGGGAGTGGGAACATGTGAATGTGGGTCTGTTTTCCCTCCGCCAGGCTGTAGAAAGTCTCCAATACGCAAACCGCCAGCAGAGGGCGCGGTCGCTGCAACTCGTGATTATGATGATCAATGAAGCGATTAGACTCAACGATATACGGGACTTCTTCACTGTGCATACCGAGGAGAACGTATTCCCTAGTGAGTTTATTAATCAGATGCGCGGCTGGGGAAATGTCTCTGCTCGGGTGAGAAACCTCGAGGAGAATGCCGATCCCAACATGGAATTAATCATTCCGGAAAATAGTATGGGTTTACGAACGATTCTGCAGGCAATTGCTCTGCTTGGCATCATAAAGGATTGCCATGTTCGTCACCTCCGTGGAAATCGTATGCTTCTCAGTTCTATAGCATACAGGAGTACTACTCCGCAAGGACAACAACTGGTGGAGCTGTTCTCCGTCACCCTCAACGGTACCAGCGGTGAGATCTACCTATACGGCACCATCACCGTCACCGATGGGTTGCTTTCCCAGTACATTTACAATCGGAACAGGAACAATCCTGAAGCCATTTATGCTAATGACACTCTTTTGTTGAGCGGTCCGCCTCGATCCATCTCAGCCCTAGACAGCTTCACTATCGATGTGGATCTATTAGCTTCCAACGAAGAAATCAGCTACGGGCAAGGCTCGTGGAATGTTTACTTGACGGCCACAAATGAGTACGACAAGCCCTTATCGACGGATATTGAAGGCAGGAATGGTTCGGTGAGATTGAGCTATATAGTTTTCAGTAATGCTGTGCAAGCCACTGTAGAAGTCACGCTAGTAAATGCGGATGGAAAAAATACTGCTGATGTTTTTGGAATAATTACAGCTCGTAGTGATAAAGTTTCCAATGAAAGTATGCTCTTTTGGAAGACGTCGAACGAGAACAATTTACAAGTAAGCCTTAATCGGCCCGTTTCCTTATTGAGATCTGCAGTAGCTGTGCCGCTAGACTCCTCGCTCAGAATTAGGGCTCAATTATTTGATCGTGATAGAGAGTCTAATTCTAATAAAGAGATTGCTCATGATACTGTAGCGTTTCCTCCTTATCTCTCAGGTACACATACTAGAAATATTTCTGGGAGGCATGGGCAAGTCCAAGTAAAAGTTACCtggaaaaatatttaa
- the LOC131151495 gene encoding uncharacterized protein LOC131151495: MASSESNDQTNRITPPTTETSSPNLYFLNSNENPGNILVTQPLLGMKNYHSWSRAMILALTAKRKIGFTNDKIVEPSPESPLYEDWLSCNKMVISWMINSMHVDVSNSIMYCQTAREMWLELQKLFSQVTEYYTRFKKLWDQLLNLEPLPECTCGAIKALNVSHNKTYAMRFFMGLNENFENIRTQILMQEPFPSISKIYALVLQEESHKNVVHGGFYIAKPDSVAMYANSKGSNSGYKPKGRPSANQVIYNSRTAPENVSIQCPISKAQCEKLLTFLNVGCNSGKKNIAANVSTGNGLTSLVFGATDMCSSAGVTANADALAITSYPQTPNNYLENMSGIT, encoded by the exons ATGGCATCCTCCGAATCAAATGATCAAACAAATCGTATTACTCCACCGACCACTGAGACCAGTTCTCCAAATCTATATTTTCtcaattcaaatgaaaatccaGGTAATATCTTGGTTACACAACCACTGCTTGGAATGAAGAATTATCACTCTTGGTCAAGGGCTATGATATTAGCTCTCACTGCAAAGAGGAAGATAGGTTTCACTAATGACAAAATTGTTGAGCCAAGTCCAGAATCTCCTCTTTATGAAGATTGGTTAAGTTGCAACAAAATGGTGATTTCATGGATGATCAATTCCATGCATGTTGATGTCTCGAATAGCATAATGTACTGTCAAACTGCTAGAGAAATGTGGCTTGAattgcaaaaacttttctcaCAGG ttACTGAGTATTATACAAGATTCAAGAAACTATGGGATCAGTTGCTAAATTTAGAGCCATTACCAGAGTGTACATGTGGAGCCATCAAAGCTTTAAATGTTTCTCACAACAAGACTTATGCTATGAGATTTTTTATGGGTTTGAATGAGAATTTTGAGAATATAAGGACTCAAATTCTGATGCAGGAGCCTTTTCCTTCGATTAGCAAGATTTATGCCTTGGTTCTTCAAGAAGAGTCTCACAAGAATGTAGTACATGGAGGGTTTTACATTGCAAAGCCTGATTCAGTGGCAATGTATGCAAATTCGAAGGGAAGTAACTCTG GATATAAACCTAAAGGAAGACCAAGTGCTAATCAAGTTATCTACAATTCTAGAACAGCACCTGAGAATGTTTCGATTCAATGTCCTATTTCTAAAGCTCAGTGTGAGAAATTATTGACATTCCTCAATGTTGGATGTAACTCTGGTAAAAAAAATATTGCAGCCAATGTGAGTACTGGTAATGGATTGACTAGTTTGGTTTTTGGAGCTACTGATATGTGTTCATCTGCTGGTGTTACTGCTAATGCTGATGCATTAGCCATTACATCTTATCCTCAAACTCCTAACAATTACCTTGAAAACATGTCTGGTATT ACATAg
- the LOC131151496 gene encoding uncharacterized protein LOC131151496 codes for MSSNNNPVYIEFELEIPDEIPDGDWEAYRDLIDRIREAVAVRTVQSIPVLANEERTPSTWIDINLRLANDSRGSSVWFRTRADNLYLVGYRLHNQQQWFEFSDENGKAQNLIDRSTNLGFSGSYGSLMNRRAGNWEWEDVMVGLFPLRRAIENIYNTERRDRARSLQVVILMINEAIRLNNIRNFFTENTYEIAFPSEFVNHVHGWGNISERVRDVDENADPNMELNIPENSMGIQTLAQAIVLLGIIKDSALGGKRMLLSSVVHRSTTPQGQQLVELFSVTLNGTSGEIYLYGTITVTDGLLSQYIYNRNRNNPEAIYANDTLLLSGPPRSISALDSFTIDVDLLASNDEISYGQGSWNVYLTATNEYDKPLSTDIEGKNGSVRLSYIVFSNAVQATVEVTLVNADGKNTADVFGIITARSDKVSNESMLFWKTSNENNLQVSLNRPVFLLRSTVAVPLDSSLRIRAQLFDRDRETNSNKEIAHDTVAFPPYLSGTHTRNISGRHGQVQVKVTWKNI; via the coding sequence ATGTCGTCAAATAACAACCCAGTTTACATTGAATTCGAGCTGGAGATCCCCGACGAGATCCCCGACGGCGACTGGGAAGCTTACCGGGATTTAATCGACCGCATACGCGAGGCGGTGGCGGTGAGGACGGTGCAGTCCATTCCCGTGCTTGCTAACGAAGAACGGACGCCCTCTACATGGATCGACATCAATTTGCGACTAGCAAATGATTCACGTGGTTCTTCTGTCTGGTTCAGGACGCGAGCCGACAACCTCTACCTCGTTGGCTACCGCCTCCACAACCAGCAGCAGTGGTTCGAGTTTTCCGACGAAAACGGAAAAGCTCAGAACCTAATCGACAGATCCACAAACCTAGGCTTCAGCGGCAGCTACGGCTCCTTGATGAACAGGCGCGCCGGTAACTGGGAATGGGAAGACGTGATGGTGGGTCTGTTTCCCCTACGCCGGGCCATAGAAAATATCTATAACACAGAGCGCCGGGACAGGGCGCGGTCGCTGCAAGTCGTGATTTTGATGATCAATGAAGCGATTAGACTCAATAATATACGGAACTTCTTCACTGAGAATACCTACGAGATCGCATTCCCTAGTGAGTTTGTTAATCATGTGCACGGCTGGGGAAACATCTCTGAGCGGGTGCGAGACGTCGACGAGAATGCTGATCCCAACATGGAATTAAACATTCCTGAAAATAGTATGGGCATTCAAACTCTTGCGCAGGCAATTGTTCTACTTGGCATCATAAAGGATAGTGCCCTCGGTGGAAAACGTATGCTTCTCAGTTCTGTAGTACACAGGAGTACTACTCCGCAAGGACAACAACTGGTGGAGCTGTTCTCAGTCACCCTCAACGGTACCAGCGGTGAGATCTACCTATACGGCACCATCACCGTCACCGATGGGTTGCTTTCCCAGTACATTTACAATCGGAACAGGAACAATCCTGAAGCCATTTATGCTAATGACACTCTTTTGTTGAGCGGTCCGCCTCGATCCATCTCAGCCCTAGACAGCTTCACTATCGATGTGGATCTCTTAGCTTCCAACGACGAAATCAGCTACGGGCAAGGCTCGTGGAATGTTTACTTGACGGCCACAAATGAGTACGACAAGCCCTTATCGACGGATATTGAAGGCAAGAATGGTTCGGTGAGATTGAGCTATATAGTTTTCAGTAATGCCGTGCAAGCCACTGTGGAAGTCACGCTAGTAAATGCGGATGGAAAAAATACTGCTGACGTTTTTGGAATAATTACAGCTCGTAGTGACAAAGTTTCCAACGAAAGTATGCTCTTTTGGAAGACGTCGAATGAGAACAATTTACAAGTAAGCCTTAATCGGCCCGTTTTCTTATTGAGATCTACAGTAGCTGTGCCCCTAGACTCCTCGCTCAGAATTAGGGCTCAATTATTTGATCGCGATAGAGAAACTAATTCTAATAAAGAGATTGCTCATGACACTGTAGCGTTTCCTCCTTATCTCTCAGGTACACATACTAGAAATATTTCTGGCAGGCATGGGCAAGTCCAAGTAAAAGTTACGtggaaaaatatttaa